The Magallana gigas chromosome 6, xbMagGiga1.1, whole genome shotgun sequence genome includes the window TGTaactgttttgattttttatatatttacactttttATGGTGACCTGATTTGAATTATTTCCCCTGCAGAGGTATGCTGATTTACCTGGTTACACCTGTAACAGTGTCCTGGTTCTTTTAGTGGAGGAGGGTATGGGAAGTTGACCTGATTTTTACACCTGTTGGTCAGAGAGGAGAATCCTCATGTAGGCTCTCTCAGCATCAGCCGAGATGTCAAACACAGCCAAAGGTAGCTCATCATCTTCAATTGGACTCCAGTTCCATTTCAGATTTTCTGACACCTAAACCAAATAAATACATGATCAATTTCTTACGCCATGAAAATAGACTTAAAACACGTTACTTGAATCTAacctactttttaaaaatatataaagtatgtgttttttttaacccCCATTCATTCTAAACATCTTCTGAAATCTACCTCTCCCAATGCAGCAGCCCACTTTTCATGGAAACTCTTGAGTTAAACAGCCATGGCTGACCCAGGCTATCTATAACCAACCTCCCACATTCCTCTAGCTAACCTTTTGAGGGAACTCTGGGGCGTAGCAGCCGTGGCTGAACCATGATATATGTTCCTCCTCTTCCTCCACTGTGCAGATACAGCAATGGGGGATGTTGTATGACTTCAGACTGTGTCCCCTTAGTCGGGCTATAGCAATCACATCATCCTCCGAGATCTCATAGCCTACAGATAAAGCACACCGGTtccataaacaaaaaaataaaaataatcccaTTAGGAATATTATAAACATATTGTTTCTATTCATTATCTATCTCACTACATGTAtctcagtaaaaaaaattttgaacccTATTACTATTAACAAGAAGGAAGTTAGAAGGCATACAGATATAGTCACATTACACATTGTTTAATTGATCTCTGTTCTAAAATGTGCTTACATGAATGAAACATCAATATAATTAGCTGCACATACAAAAATCTTGTAACAGTAAAATCAAGACTAATAATTCACATATGTTATCATTAGTTTGCTAGACATAACACTGAATAGTGTATACGATTGTACATACATACAAAACAACCATTAATTTTCAAGAAGCGTACATGCATGTAACTGTAttgcaaatgaaaattatgatttcATACGATAAGGTTTAATAAGTTTACCTATGAGAGAGAAGTTCTGGAGTTTGTTACACCTCCACGCCAGCATCACAAAAGGATCCTCGTCTGTCTGGCTGATGTAAGGGACAGGGTAGCCATCCATCAGGCCATCCAAAATATACACTGACTGCAGACTGTTTCTGCAAGGGTAAACAGAGCTGAAAACTCTTGTACATTTTTTTGTAGCCCATTTAATTTTCCTCATTTTGTTTCATTACTGCACAGCAGTTTCATCTCAAGCTGTTTTTTTATAAAGCAAATAATTTGTAGCAAAACATTTCATCataaattaaatctttgtaTTATAGAAACTTTGTTAGCCAAACCTGTAGTGTGTGGACATATAGTTAATTGCTGCAGTGTTTAAATTGGTGCAGAAAAACTGACGAAAGTGGGCTAGTGGTAGGTTTGGCTGCAGAATATCCAGTAGCGACTCTACACCATCAAATGAATGGACAAAATTGATGGTGACCTCTAGCACAGGATTATGAGCAGATACCATCTGCCATGTTGCATTCGAAATCTTCTCATGAGTACTCTCAATACCATGAACATGTATGATCAGTCTCTCCAATTTTGCACGGCTTCTGTCAACGAAACTTTCGAGGACACTGTTTGTAAGGTAGTCGTAATCAATGCTGAGATGAGTCAGCTGATAGAATGGTCTGAGGTCATCGGGGGTCAACCATATGATTCCATAATTCTCACTATCTTCTTTGACACTGGCAAGGAATAAATGTTTGAGGGACTGCGAGTGGTGTTTGGATAACAATTGCAATAGGTGATTGGAATGTTCAAGAAGCTCTTCAACACAGCCCAAAGAGAAGTGCCTCAGTCGTCTGCTAGTTTGAACAATGGTTTCAATACCATTCAGAAATCtaccaaaacaaaatataatataatcaCATTCATAATAAATTCACAAacaattttataagattaagtTATCAATAAGTATACGGAAATGTTTATAAACATTACAGCGGAATTTGATTGGGCTGAGAACAGTCAGCTGACTTTGCAGTGTCACAGCTGTTTACCTGTTTACGAAGTTCGAATCAGGCCATTCAATGTGACAGCTAGACGGGAAAAGAGCAAAATGTTGCAAATTCTTGTTGGATCCAAGAATGGTGATGATTCTCATGCCCTCTCTCACCTCTAAACAGTTATGCGCATTAAACTTAATCACTGCTTCTCTCACGAAACGGCCACATCTGTCTGCTAAAAATCTCGACCTGTGCCTCTTCGAAAATCCCAGTTGGAACTTAATTTTGCTCCATAAAGATGGATGAAAAAGACAGTTCCTCCATCGTTTGTTAACTGAAGACGCTTTCAGTCGGTCTTCATGCGAAAGATACGACAGTATGTCCACAATAAGTACGCTGGGCAACGAGCCCCATCTTGGACCCGCTgccatttttgtttttctgcCAAAAGTGACGTAAGGTCACGtgacataaatatttttgttgcgAGACTTCGCATTCGGAAAATCTCGCCGACGCTCGACACTTTCCGTGATGACAAGCCCCATGCCACATAAAGCACAAAAATGTGTGCGAAAAAATCTCTGCGTGCGTATTTCTACGAGGCGCcgttttaattaacatttttgacGTACTTTctgatataaaagaaaataaatattttatgcaaaaaattcTCGATAACTTTTGATGTCAAACAAacatttattctaaaaaaaaaaaaacccaccgatttctgatatttaataaaatcaatatcagAATATCAGATgttcacttttttttatatatcaaaagaaatttcCTGATATccgaaaaaaaacattttttgataaagttgaattaaagatattaaaaattcgaattcttgacatcagaaaatcattaatattttctGTTATCAGAAAATCGATTTATTGATTATgatatcagaaaaataaaaataagatctatttaaaatgaCGATCGACTTAATTAATGCTCCCGTGATGCACCCTTTGTAGACTCCTTAGAAATTGTGTTTCAAACCCGTAGATGcatgttaaaaattgaaatatgtgcataattttaaacacaatttcaGTTTGGCAACTTGTCCATTCTTACAATAATTAGCACCACTTTCTTTACCATTCACCGTCAATATATTGAGACGATTCTATAAATGATAAATGAGGTCGACGCAAAATATAGGCCTACAGGCATCAAACAGGCTTACTGCAGTTATCGATTTCAATAGATAAGACGTACCGGAATAACAGGAACACATATAAatcttacattaaaaaaatcttcaaagaaaaacaacaacaacaaaaatagaaTGCAATTCTGGCTCTGTAGTTCAGCGATTTGCTTTTGGATCATGggaatattcattaaatatgtgaaatatattcgccattaatttgaatttctgatatattagaaaatataatttgtgatattaaaaaccagtttgaaatctcaaaaaatcatttaattcctaatattaaaaatcgattttttgatTGAAAACTTTGGCAGATTCATTCTGATGTGTTTTTGACAACAATTTGTTTCTCTTTATTCTACGCATAATAATTCTTATGTATTCTAACGTTGTCTCAATAGGTAGAGATTAATTGTCTTCTTTTTGTTCATATATAAAGGGAAACAAatcataatcaaagtactgaagaactgacgggagttgattttgtcgatgtttatttattttaaaaccaataatatgttattttgcatgacaagtacatgtagtttctaatttgtatttgaattacgcacatttttataatatgaataacaagaatgtcgagaaacccccatatgaatcatgttaaataatatttaaagataaaatgaattcaatcaaactatgtatcagtaatagaaatatttctcgaaaattgtttggatccaagcaatattgaactttagtctcgttcaaccaaatgctcggctgacaccgtaaatctccgacaagcaagagaaaCTCTCTGCTtttcggagatttacggagacagccgagcgtcgagctgaacgagactatattgaactctggcgtaggaatatatacgagtacaataaatatctaaattgttcgtaccatttaaaatctgactattttcaaggtatttataaataagtttccttaaaaaacaatgctttagcatacattacaccgaatttatcaattattttcaagaactaagtcttgtcagcagcgatgatttgtgctgaggtccaaacactgtttcactttcggtttgtccgagtaactgcataggagagttgattaaaatcaactcccaaaaaacaaTCGATTACTACAAGATAAAACTCCACCAATTATTATCGACTGAAAGGTGACCGAATGTTTATCATGAGTGACTAAATGTTTATTACAATTTGACTGAACGTTCCAAAACCATCTGTTAACATACCGTTCACTGAATAGCGCATATTCTCTCTGTGTACACCTAAGGTAGTTTAGAACGATTATTCAGATAGGTTTATGTAACTTATAatgcatgatttttattttagattttgagTTATGATTTAccaattctaaattgttaattattattttactgCACGTGGATAAATCACGTTAGAATCACATTGTCATCTCATGGACAGCAATGTGCGAAGTTTGCATACATTGCTCTCCTTATATGAACTTTTGATTACTTTTATTACTCCCTTTTACCTAAATTAGGTATGCTGTCTGAAAATCATGACAACTCAGCTCAGTTTGTTGACATctaatttgtattgaaaaaaaaccaactacAGAACTAAGACAATTAAAATCTATAGTACGGGAATTTGCATTAATATTGCTTCtctcaaatgaatttttatcacccgttttcttaaaataaattcagTATAGCTTGTTGACAGATAATAAACGATAtcaataaccccccccccccccaaaaaaaaaaaaaaacccacaaaaaacaaaaaaacccacaaaaaacaaaaacaaaaccaaaccaaagaaacaaaaacaccccctccccaaaaaaaccctcaaaacaaataaaaaaacatcataCGGAAACAATGTATCAGGTTTATTCATTAtactgtcatgttgttttgaatttaccgggtggcagtaaattcaaaatttacaacatgacaatacagatgacaataacattttaattaaacgaCGTCCAACCCTGACCTTACTTTGACCCAAATTGCGGCTACCATAactatatatatcaaataaacacaacaaaaaatagCATAAAAGAGTATGCATGTTgatttttaggtttttttttctttaaaaacagaTATTTTTCATCTTAATAAACATATATGGCTTCTTTGATGGTTTATAAGGATATGATAAAACGCAGTGAGCAATGCAGGGAAAAATATAACAAACCACCCAATGCTGCAAACACAatacacctctctctctctctctctctctctctctctctctctctgatttttAATTTCCCAACCCACTAAAAACTATCTAAACAggtaattataacaaaaaattgatacgaATTATTTGAGGATGCATATTGTAAAATCTCATTAGCATACTACCTGTACATTATGCAAGGAGCTTTATCAAATCACAAAAACTGAGTATCAACCATTATTTTTGACTAGGATCATGCAATTCTATAAAGTCAGAAACTGGACGTGTTCTAAAAGTTTCTTTGGGTTTTCAAAATGGGTCTTGCAAAGGCCATCTGACAAACTTAGATCACCATCTGCTCGCTGTTGGTACTGAAATGTCAAGTTCTATTCATGACCACCTAAGCAAGTTTAGGAATTAACGGTGGTGTTTGTTTCTCTTTTTCCGTTCAGTCCCCCTGTTTGTTCCGCTGACTTTTCACCACCCTCACTCATTGATTCGACTCTTGCTTGACTTGTCCATTTTGATCGCACGACgtttcttttattcatttcttCCAAAGTGGCATTTCCTCTATTCATATCTTTCATAGCGTTCTTGGTTCTGTCATCAGAATTGACAACGTCCTCTATTCTAAGTCCCCCTGACTCAATTCCCAGGAATTCACTAGTACTGTAACTATCAGCTGAACGTTCCTGAACGTTCATACTTAGCATTCGGTTCCTTACATTTTCGTCGAATGGATCACTGTAAAAAAAAGGGAAGACGATTATTGTTTAAAAGGGTCTGAATAAAAATCAACAGaggattttaaatttatatcggCACTGCTGCAGTAGCCGCAGTTTCCAGAACGTTTTTTGGCAAGGATTAAAATACCAAAGTTCTACTTCAAAGTATCCCTGTTTCCCATATTTGTATCTCCTTCGTTGCCCAGTTGGCCATATAACCTGCAGACAAACCCACACATATATTAAGGTATACGGTATAAGCTTCCCACTCCAAATATGTGCATTGAGGAAAAGCAATATGTTACATACATCGACTGTTGCATCGAAATGGGTCCGAAGCACAACCCCAATACTACCTGGACCCCCGTCATGGCCATTGTCTCTCCAATCATCACCTGAATGAAAATCAGCTTTATAACAActgaaatgagagagagagagagagagagagagagagagagagagagagagagagagagaccagCCACTTGGAATCAAAGGATTTGGGTTTTTTCAGTGTAGGTTCGTCTATTACTAAGCTGGTCTTGTGTCTTAAGGAGTGAAAGACAACTTTTTGTACCCCTTTTAACGAGACATCCAACATCAATTAACTGATCATCTGGTAAAATTCTAGGTTCGTCGACTACCGTTACAGCAAAATCGTCATGGAATCCATAAGGATAAGGATATCGATTACCATTGTCCCACATAACGAATATAAAACCTGTTTGGAACAAgtaattttctttataatacTAGTacgtgaattttaaaaataaactgaaaaaatatgaagcGGAATCTAATTTAGAAGCATTTACCATCACGATCAatatcaacaactgttcctggACCGTGTGTGTCTTGTTCGTTATACCGCCAGTCTGGGCCCCTCCTTACTCTAGTTCCTATCGGTGGCATGCTAGTGGTGAGTTTTCTGTGGCTATTGTTGGTCTCGTTGTCATGACGATCCGTTCCCATTTGGGGAGGTGGGTTTCGTATATACTCAACAAGGTCCTCCTTAacgtgaaatatttttttggacATATTAAAAAGCTTATACGAATCGTGTTTAAAAAGACAGTTCCAAATCAATAGAACAACTTTACCAAGTCTAGTTGTCCTATGGAATGCTCGGATGCTTCCAAAACTGCCCGCACCATGTCGGGTTCCACATTCCGAAAGTTCGGAAAATAGGACCTGAGATGAGCAGCTAACAACTAAGATGAAACAATGTATAACTACATAACAAAGAGTTATGATAGAAACAAAAATACTGTTATAGAAATAAACAGCttagagaaaaacaaaatactgtCATAGAAAGAAGTTCACCACTAACAGGAAAGATTGAAACTGTCATATACTATAGAAGAAGACCTAAATTCAGattttctgtttgtttatttgacCTGCAGATGTAATCATTGAAATTCAGTTTTGTGCCTCAAAATGTTTTCTGATGTAATTATATCCTTTGTCTTCTTCTTTAATTGATAAATACAGGGGAATTTCATTTCAAACCAACTTTAACCTAGTGAACATATTTGGCGTTACTAAATGGAAGCACGTGACGTCTTGATACTTTGGTAAACAAATAATTAGAGTGCACTGTAGACACTTAAAGGACAAATTCATTTGCATCAAGATTTtgcaaaataactttttttgttaagtaaaaaaaaaattgaactttttatcTATACAATTTGGACCTTTGAGAACAGATTCAATTCTTCCAAAACATATTATAGCGCCAAGGAATTGAACCGTTTTTGTTTTGGTTCGTGTCAATCTATCATGTGAGTTACCTGATTTAAAAGTAAGTAgactttttaattgtttacatgatATGTAATCTAGGTTGAAGTAAATAAGTTTCACTTATAAAGAAACGACCTCTCCTTCCTGCTGATGTATAAGTTTATCAAAGTCGGCTGGTCTGATCGATTTTCCACCCGTTATTCTAACTGCTGGCCCTAAcatggtctgaaaaaaaaaccaaccaaaaATTCTCGCCtcttataacaatttaaaatgagAATACATTAAAGAATAATAGGACTTTAACCATGTTGTGTTTAAGAATGATGTATGTTAAAATTATATtggaaaatcaaataaaaaagtacCTCATCCGCCTTTCCAAGAAGTACACTGTATACTCTGACGGGGGGTCCTATTGTTGCGGACAACACAGCGGCTATTTCCGccgaaatctttaaaaataaatgttcgtttattgtaaacaatattgATAAACACAATTcgtttataaattaaatcaaagtataCCTTTAAGATATCCGACATCTCTGGTGTAAAATCTTTATTCCCGGTAACATGTTGAGGGGTGGCTACTCCGTCTGTTAGAACGATGATCCGGGGATAAAATGCGCCCCCTCGTGCACAGGGAATACCTCCTAAaagatgtttaaacatttttttttaaatttggaatatacatgtatattaataaagtttagattattaaaaaatagaaataaaaattgatttttgcaTTTTCTTACCTATCAATTCTGTTACAGCGCAAGAAAGTAGAAGTCCTGCAGACAAAGGACTTGTTCCTCTAGGTTTTAATTtctctaaaaattcatattcataatcatatatatttacattttccagtgtctttgtctgtaaaTTACATTACATTTCATGATTTCATTAATGaccattttgatatttatttatacaatcATATAAGTATAGGAATCAGTCTTTGTATATCATGATGTGTTCAAATACATACAGACGTgttcaaatctatcataaagtccttcgggctttatttgatttgatcaacCCGTCCGTATTTCACCAAATCATACAAACCGATTTCACGATTTTTTGCATATCTTAGGTTTGGATCTTTATACatgctttattttgaaaacatgaaatatgaCTATTCTAAAACCTAGGAGTCCATTTAACAGACATATAAAACTGACATTTTAAGATCGACgttgaaaatcttttaatataaaatataaaacaatgttttatggACTAGCtgtaatatgatattaaatACACAAGAGAGAACGACTGTATTTCAACTGAAGTTTTATGTAATTAAAGTTATGATATAATAAGAAAATTACTTtgactttaaaatgaaacatatattatgaattatgaaaCTTTCTGTATACagttcaagtacatgtacataaacttttCTGTTCTCAATTCCTAATCTAAAACAAAACCGACTTTTGTTTGAATTAGTGCTTTAGACTTAATCAGGATAACTCTGAGAAAAACCTAGTATGTAATGCCGGTTTACATCCTTTTTAATCGTATTTATTATgaactacatatgaaattaaaatcttaatctggaggtcaccccccccccaccccccccccccaaaaaaaaaaccaaaataaaactaaaaaacaaaaactaaacaaatcCTCTAAAAACTTTTCactaaattttaattgttaattgtttaatttgttgattTCCAACCTTTATTTAATGgaataatgaaacaaaatttacCACCATTATAATACTCTCAAACAATTAAGATAAATATTTGGACTTGTTTTCATTTCAGAGGAGGTGAATTGGTTAATTCAATTACAACAAAAGTATTCTTTTTTGAGAAATGGACAGGTGTAGCCTAtatccacttctcttcgcaagcccACACATTTTGACTCTGGAAAATGTGTAAGTGTCGGAACCGAAGACGGCGGACGCTTCGACCCATGTTTCGATTCCAGTTTTCCTGAGTTTTCGTAACAGACTTAatattatttctacatttttaacaagTGGATGTAGACAATGCCTGTCCATTTCTCAAAGGAGAAAACAACAAAAGTTACCTTGAAGTGTGCAGAAAGAATACTCACTGATCATTTGTTTCAGGTTTAAAAAATCCGTACAACATCGGCTTAAAACTTTTGTGTCCTCTCCAAAACAAACTAATCCAACGCTCTGAGGTAAAGGCGAAGCCTGTATACCTTTGGTATGAGATGAAATGTATATCAACTCATTAAGTaatatttacatacaaaaataacCTACAATTCatatattacaaataaatgaaatattctcTTTAAAAAACACATGCCAAAAGATCATGATAGAAGCTACACCTAATCAATCTTTCAGTTAAACATCAAATACTTATTTATTCTTAACCTAACCTTGaaacttttataaagaaatgacATGTGTTGATAACGATGAAAGagatattcaaataaaaaatccaaaggaaaaatacaaaacagggaTAGAAAAATAACGGACCTCTAATAAAATTAGAGGGAGGATAAGGTACCATGGAGTATATAATTCAGTCTTGCATTTTAAATTCTGCATGAAAAGTAAATGTCTTTTAAAGCGCCTCGATGGCCGTTGCcatttttaaagactattttgATCTCTTTTAGAAGATGGACTCCATATAGAATTATAGGAGAGTACTCaaatttaaaggtaaaatatatggactttttaaaaaaaatgaacaaatcaTTTCGTAAACTTTTAGTAGATCTgatatactctgtcccaagatattttggattcacgtttggcttaattgcttgatatttataaatacctcaggattcaaacgatgtttaatcaaaagtatgaaaaatttccaagatttctcagtcaaaacgcccctgttagcttatcaggtttccatacaatgctaaaaaatgtgatgtctacggagattttgtattgcagcaagcccggatgataacgttgaaatattgcgcgatgtattccgagtgcattccgaatggagaaaagatgtaaacattccccattataaatctccataaggaatctgttttcgttcctgtgaatttttccgagtgaaagatgataatgtgtcaatgaaattatcttggaaaatatccctttcaactattccaattgcacttctttcacaagtaagtgtatttttattaaaaatcgtccaaatgtgctgcataaatatcttgggacagactatagttaaTGTTTTGAACTTCTAGCCTTCTTAAATGCGTTGTACAGATTTCATAATTGGAACCAGGACTATTAAAAACTTAAGCTTTGTGTACCTGATATAAATCGAATAGCCAGATCGACCATCGTTTGGAATGCCTCTCCGGACATGCTTTCCGAAGTATCCAGACAGAGAACACTACATATACCACGTACACTATGAATTTCTCTCTCCTCGGTATCTGTAAcaaagtgttaaaaataaagttacatttttcagtattacatataaagtaaaatgaacggtactaatatttataaaaaaacacaatttactCATTCTCAGGAATTCGTTGGCCTTATCCATCCAGTATCCAAAAGACAAATCATTTCGTTGGGTTAATGACTCAGAATTATCTTTAGAACATTAAAAGATAAATGTTATTGACGCTTTTTAATCATCTgactttcataatttttataaacgacttaaccattaaaataaattaaaatcatactGTGACTGGCCTGGACCGATTGGTCACAATTACTGCATTTTCGATCGTCTAAAGAATTGTGCTCTCTCTGCAGGTTTAGAATAATTTCTTGAGGCCCATCGCCGTCTTGTCTGTCAATCTTTGGGTTACCGTTCCATGATGATCTTGGTGGACAATCTGTCTCGCATGAAATGTTATCATGCACATGATCTATGTTTACCTTGCCTAAATATGGTTGATTTTCATCATGTGATTCCAAAAAACAATTTGGAGACATGCCTTTGTTTTCAGGACCACTTTGATTGAACATAATGTCAGTCATACCGTTCTGATGAAATGAGCTGTACAGGCCGACATGGTTATTAATGGTCGAGCAAAGCGTGTTATCTTCAAGATTGTTTGGAGAAAAATCTTTAGTGCCAGAGTCTGGTTCAGTGGAGACAATTTCATCTTTTTGAGATAATGAACtgctacaattaaaaaaatacgacgtgaaattgcaaaaatttgACACTTGATCTTAATGTTGAGAGCCTAAAATTGCTTTAATAATACTATTCATACCTATTTTGTTCAATCGTTAATATCTTGGAATTAGTGTTTGATTTAAAAGTACTGAGAGGGTTTGGATTTTCATTCTGTTGCTCTTTTGACCCATTTGTTTTTagttctttattttgtaattcgTATTCTATGCAGTTTTCTCTTCTAGATTCTAATGTCTTCAGTTTCTTTTCCATCACCTGAAGATTTTCTGTAAGCCTACTTAGAATATTCTTTAGATCTGTGATGGCATAATCTTTCTCCTTCCGCACCTCTTTAAACTTCTTGACAATACTTTCAAGCTCTAAAGgtaatataacaatatatacaatttgtcaaatatttgtttaatcatGTGTAACGATATATGTCTGGTTTGTTTCGAATGCAATACTGCTGAGTGAAGTTTCATACAGAagcaaatactgtaaaccaatttttattctcGTGCGAGAAAATTTTGCGAGGTTTGCAATTACCTCATTGCAAATGCCCCATTTTCAATAAAGACCTTGCCGTATGGTTGTAAAACCAGAACGGGTGTGGGTTAAACTTTGTCGCAAAAATAGGTCGCCAATAATCAATTAATCCCAGgtaaattgcaaaataatttcGTCGCGAAGAAAATTTGATTATCAGTAATTTGGTCTTTATCATTATTGGAAATACCTGCTATCAGCTTTAGTCCTCTGTCATGGAATTTTCGATGGGAACTACAACATTGATGTTCAGTTATTACAATGGGAACCGATGATGATAGTTTACTCCAAATTGAATTAACTAATCACACTTACCTAGAACGCGTTTTTACCATAGTCAATATCACACGGTGATCTTTTTCAAGATTTGCAACAGATTCATGACACCGATTCACCTACAATAATACGTTGACAAATcagaattcattttaaaaagcattgcATATATGAAAGTTAAGCGAAATATGTTTAGAGTTTGTGTATCACCAATTGTTTAATGACTAATTTCTTTTCTTCACTCAAATCTCTTCTGCTCTCCTTATGACCAACACTGTCATCTTCGATATTTTGCCGACACAGATTGTCTTCGTCTTGACATTTGTCTTCTTTATCACCAGTTTCACCACTCTCAAGAGACTTTGATTCGCCAAATGCAGCAACACATGTACACTCTGAGTTGTCATCTTTGTAttgacaattttcaatgttgtcATCAACAAGTTTTCTGTCAAACTTCCCATTATTACTTAAATGGTTTACGTCCAAAACCACTTCGTTTTCTTTCTTAACAACGCCCCGTCTGCCTCCTAAGAAATCAGAGTTGAGACTTCCTGCAggtaatttgattttattgagaGTGTTTTTTTCTGGAACTATACCTATGCAGTGAGATTTGGACAATATCTTAGATTTGCCCAAAACTAATTCCTTTCCAACATCTTTCTGTACTGCTAGAGAGTCTACAGAAGAAACTAAAAACGTTTTTTGTTCCATAAATaaagtgttttgattttaacaacTTCCAATAactaaagatttaaaaaagtatgagccatatattattatcaaacaagtatgccccccccccaaaaaaaaattatgaaaaataaacaaa containing:
- the LOC105333516 gene encoding uncharacterized protein isoform X6 codes for the protein MNDMGNVSSTAVTHATVSSVDSLAVQKDVGKELVLGKSKILSKSHCIGIVPEKNTLNKIKLPAGSLNSDFLGGRRGVVKKENEVVLDVNHLSNNGKFDRKLVDDNIENCQYKDDNSECTCVAAFGESKSLESGETGDKEDKCQDEDNLCRQNIEDDSVGHKESRRDLSEEKKLVIKQLVNRCHESVANLEKDHRVILTMVKTRSSSHRKFHDRGLKLIAELESIVKKFKEVRKEKDYAITDLKNILSRLTENLQVMEKKLKTLESRRENCIEYELQNKELKTNGSKEQQNENPNPLSTFKSNTNSKILTIEQNSSSLSQKDEIVSTEPDSGTKDFSPNNLEDNTLCSTINNHVGLYSSFHQNDCPPRSSWNGNPKIDRQDGDGPQEIILNLQREHNSLDDRKCSNCDQSVQASHNNSESLTQRNDLSFGYWMDKANEFLRMNTEEREIHSVRGICSVLCLDTSESMSGEAFQTMVDLAIRFISGIQASPLPQSVGLVCFGEDTKVLSRCCTDFLNLKQMIKKLKPRGTSPLSAGLLLSCAVTELIGGIPCARGGAFYPRIIVLTDGVATPQHVTGNKDFTPEMSDILKISAEIAAVLSATIGPPVRVYSVLLGKADETMLGPAVRITGGKSIRPADFDKLIHQQEGELLAAHLRSYFPNFRNVEPDMVRAVLEASEHSIGQLDLEDLVEYIRNPPPQMGTDRHDNETNNSHRKLTTSMPPIGTRVRRGPDWRYNEQDTHGPGTVVDIDRDGFIFVMWDNGNRYPYPYGFHDDFAVTVVDEPRILPDDQLIDVGCLVKRGDDWRDNGHDGGPGSIGVVLRTHFDATVDVCNILLFLNAHIWSGKLIPYTLIYVWVCLQVIWPTGQRRRYKYGKQGYFEVELCDPFDENVRNRMLSMNVQERSADSYSTSEFLGIESGGLRIEDVVNSDDRTKNAMKDMNRGNATLEEMNKRNVVRSKWTSQARVESMSEGGEKSAEQTGGLNGKRETNTTVNS
- the LOC105333516 gene encoding uncharacterized protein isoform X5, producing the protein MNDMGNVSSTAVTHATVSSVDSLAVQKDVGKELVLGKSKILSKSHCIGIVPEKNTLNKIKLPAGSLNSDFLGGRRGVVKKENEVVLDVNHLSNNGKFDRKLVDDNIENCQYKDDNSECTCVAAFGESKSLESGETGDKEDKCQDEDNLCRQNIEDDSVGHKESRRDLSEEKKLVIKQLVNRCHESVANLEKDHRVILTMVKTRSSSHRKFHDRGLKLIAELESIVKKFKEVRKEKDYAITDLKNILSRLTENLQVMEKKLKTLESRRENCIEYELQNKELKTNGSKEQQNENPNPLSTFKSNTNSKILTIEQNSSSLSQKDEIVSTEPDSGTKDFSPNNLEDNTLCSTINNHVGLYSSFHQNGMTDIMFNQSGPENKGMSPNCFLESHDENQPYLGKVNIDHVHDNISCETDCPPRSSWNGNPKIDRQDGDGPQEIILNLQREHNSLDDRKCSNCDQSVQASHNNSESLTQRNDLSFGYWMDKANEFLRMNTEEREIHSVRGICSVLCLDTSESMSGEAFQTMVDLAIRFISGIQASPLPQSVGLVCFGEDTKVLSRCCTDFLNLKQMIKKLKPRGTSPLSAGLLLSCAVTELIGGIPCARGGAFYPRIIVLTDGVATPQHVTGNKDFTPEMSDILKISAEIAAVLSATIGPPVRVYSVLLGKADETMLGPAVRITGGKSIRPADFDKLIHQQEGELLAAHLRSYFPNFRNVEPDMVRAVLEASEHSIGQLDLEDLVEYIRNPPPQMGTDRHDNETNNSHRKLTTSMPPIGTRVRRGPDWRYNEQDTHGPGTVVDIDRDGFIFVMWDNGNRYPYPYGFHDDFAVTVVDEPRILPDDQLIDVGCLVKRGDDWRDNGHDGGPGSIGVVLRTHFDATVDVIWPTGQRRRYKYGKQGYFEVELCDPFDENVRNRMLSMNVQERSADSYSTSEFLGIESGGLRIEDVVNSDDRTKNAMKDMNRGNATLEEMNKRNVVRSKWTSQARVESMSEGGEKSAEQTGGLNGKRETNTTVNS